One part of the Gossypium raimondii isolate GPD5lz chromosome 1, ASM2569854v1, whole genome shotgun sequence genome encodes these proteins:
- the LOC105786901 gene encoding myosin-binding protein 7 codes for MESEVFSPPIPRDLVTCCDCNCTTCSLISDPSSTWFRTVKRKYDEFETFNKFYVPGFDLYSNPKVQIENECAALRETVSSQQATIQDLYRELEEERNASSSAATEAMSMILKLQREKAEIQMEARQFKCFAEEKLAHDQQEIMDLEDLLYKREQAIQALTCEAQAYKHRMMSYGFTEAEVEGEPDGLIRNVAENFGDSGDLLQYDYQPPKCNLNENPGDDVEDIEKYAFGEIPCSREHLRNLEQRICQMERNPSSSQLSQLDGYIPGTKNVPEKVIVGHSPRQSRHSRRLSSDSSTTFLAKEIPSEFTGNSPRFISEMDKISGSRRMDNASEVGDDMSDRVYTIDSIHTGVPYKGTPEPKPGVGDCLDYAYTPRDALNLPDGCDPNIKKLYTRLQALEADRESMRQAIISMRTDNAQLVLLKEIAQQLCKEMPPERQLTVRKPSILGSLPFVSFFKWIVSFVFWKRKACRSKHLYGLSPNNVGLLLLLDKGPRLRQWRCLSSTQV; via the exons ATGGAGTCAGAAGTATTTTCACCTCCGATTCCAAGAGATTTGGTGACATGTTGTGATTGCAATTGTACTACCTGTTCTTTGATTAGTGATCCTTCGAGTACTTGGTTTCGCACTGTGAAACGCAAATACGATGAGTTTGAGACCTTCAACAAGTTTTATGTTCCGGGGTTCGATCTATACTCTAACCCCAAAGTCCAAATTGAGAATGAATGTGCTGCCTTGCGGGAGACGGTTAGCAGCCAACAAGCCACAATACAAGATTTGTATAGAGAATTGGAGGAAGAGAGAAATGCCTCATCATCGGCAGCTACTGAGGCCATGTCGATGATATTGAAGTTGCAGAGAGAAAAGGCAGAGATCCAAATGGAGGCACGGCAATTCAAGTGTTTTGCTGAGGAGAAACTGGCACATGACCAGCAGGAGATAATGGATTTGGAGGATTTGTTGTATAAGAGAGAGCAGGCTATTCAAGCCCTTACTTGTGAAGCACAGGCTTACAAGCATAGGATGATGAGTTATGGGTTTACGGAGGCAGAGGTTGAAGGTGAGCCGGATGGGCTGATTCGAAATGTGGCTGAGAACTTTGGTGACTCTGGCGATCTTCTTCAATATGATTATCAACCTCCAAAGTGCAATTTGAATGAGAATCCTGGTGATGATGTTGAAGATATTGAGAAATATGCATTTGGTGAGATCCCTTGTTCCCGAGAACACTTGAGGAATCTAGAGCAAAGGATCTGCCAAATGGAGAGGAATCCAAGCAGCAGTCAGCTGAGTCAACTGGATGGATATATCCCTGGAACAAAGAATGTTCCAGAGAAGGTAATAGTCGGTCACTCTCCTAGGCAATCAAGACATTCAAGGAGGCTTTCAAGTGATAGTTCAACCACGTTCCTCGCTAAAGAGATCCCTTCAGAGTTTACTGGTAATTCTCCCAGGTTCATTTCAGAAATGGACAAGATTTCCGGCTCAAGAAGAATGGATAATGCTTCTGAAGTTGGAGATGATATGAGTGACAGAGTTTATACTATTGATTCTATCCATACTGGGGTTCCATATAAGGGAACCCCTGAGCCCAAACCTGGAGTTGGAGATTGTCTTGATTATGCATACACTCCAAGGGATGCACTTAATCTGCCTGATGGATGTGATCCCAATATCAAGAAGCTCTATACAAGGCTTCAGGCCCTTGAGGCTGATAGGGAATCAATGAGACAAGCAATAATATCAATGCGAACTGACAATGCGCAGTTGGTATTATTGAAAGAAATAGCTCAACAGTTGTGCAAGGAAATGCCCCCTGAAAGACAATTGACCGTGAGGAAGCCATCTATTCTTGGAAGCCTTCCCTTTGTGTCATTCTTCAAG tGGATTGTGTCCTTTGTTTTCTGGAAGCGGAAAGCTTGTCGAAGCAA GCATCTATATGGATTGTCACCAAACAATGTCGGCTTGCTACTGCTTCTCGACAAGGGCCCACGACTGAGACAGTGGAGATGTCTTTCAAGTACTCAAGTCTGA